A stretch of DNA from Pseudonocardia hierapolitana:
CGACCCGGACGGGCGGGAGCTGCGGTCGCGCACCCTGCCCGTCGTGCTGGCCCGGCCGGCGGACGACGTCCTCGAGCCGCTGCTGGACATCGGCGCGATGCTGCTCGCCCGCGACGAGATCCTCGCGGGGGTCGGCGTCGCCGTACCAGCGCCCGTGGACGTGCGCACCGGCCTGGTCCGCTCGGCGACGACGATCGCCGCGTGGCCGGCCGACGCCGTGCTCACCGCGGTCGGGCGCCGCTTCCCCGTCCCGGTCGTCGTGGAGAACGACGGGCGCGCCGAGGCGCTGGGGGAGAGCACCCCCGAGGAGACGATGGTCTACGCCAAGGTCGCCACCGGCATCAGCTGCGGCGTCGTCGTGGACGGCCGCGTGGTGGAGGGCTCCCGGGGCGTCGCGGGCGACATCGGGCACATCCTCGTGGACCCCGACGGCCCGCGGTGCCGCTGCGGGCGCCGTGGCTGCCTCGCCGCCTTCAGCTCGGGCGCCGGCATGATGGAGCGCCTCGCCCTGCCGACCCTCGACGAGCTGGTCGCCGCCGTGCAGGACGGCGACGCCGGCGCGCTCGCCGAGCTGGCGGCCGCCGCGAACCACCTCGGCCGCGCCCTCGCCGCGATCGTGGCGACGGTCAACCCGAGCCGGCTGCTCCTCGGCGGTGCCGTCGGTCGCCTGCAGCCGATGGTCGACGGGGTACGGGCCCGCGTGCACGGCGACGTCGTCGACCGGGTGGCCGAGGGCCTGCAGGTCGAGGCGAGCGCATGGGGAGAGGCCTCCGCCTCCCGCGGCCTCGCCGACCTGGTGATGCGTCGCGCCTACGCGCCGGAGGCGATCGACGAGCTCC
This window harbors:
- a CDS encoding ROK family transcriptional regulator, producing the protein MTRPAPSAGSILGLIRETGGLSRAQLLEVSGMARSTLYARLEELSALGVIYEGEALGAARGRPSRRIRFDDRGRVVLTVAIGQAVARVSVTDPDGRELRSRTLPVVLARPADDVLEPLLDIGAMLLARDEILAGVGVAVPAPVDVRTGLVRSATTIAAWPADAVLTAVGRRFPVPVVVENDGRAEALGESTPEETMVYAKVATGISCGVVVDGRVVEGSRGVAGDIGHILVDPDGPRCRCGRRGCLAAFSSGAGMMERLALPTLDELVAAVQDGDAGALAELAAAANHLGRALAAIVATVNPSRLLLGGAVGRLQPMVDGVRARVHGDVVDRVAEGLQVEASAWGEASASRGLADLVMRRAYAPEAIDELLRA